The proteins below come from a single Mucilaginibacter mali genomic window:
- a CDS encoding HAD family hydrolase, producing MKFNTIIFDLDGTLADTLPLCIAAFKKSVEPLLGKEISDKEIIATFGPSEEGTIRRLIPTQEEAGVQAYLQHYADMHHMCPAPFPGIAGLLKYLRANGVRLAMVTGKGIHSTRLSLQQFGLAQYFEVLETGKPEGPDKINGIRRVLAKLNMPAAECLYVGDAPSDIKYCKEVGIPIAAVTWASTTNAEELLPLNPEWMFSSVTEFKNWLAE from the coding sequence ATGAAATTTAACACCATTATTTTTGATTTGGACGGCACCTTAGCCGATACACTTCCGCTTTGTATCGCCGCTTTTAAAAAAAGTGTTGAGCCATTACTTGGAAAGGAGATAAGCGATAAGGAGATCATCGCTACTTTTGGCCCGTCTGAAGAAGGAACTATCCGTAGACTGATCCCCACGCAAGAGGAAGCAGGCGTGCAGGCTTATCTGCAACACTATGCTGATATGCACCATATGTGCCCAGCTCCATTCCCGGGTATTGCCGGTCTGCTGAAATATTTGAGGGCTAATGGCGTTCGGTTGGCCATGGTAACCGGTAAAGGTATCCACAGTACAAGGTTATCGCTTCAGCAATTCGGGTTGGCGCAATACTTCGAAGTTTTGGAAACCGGCAAGCCGGAGGGGCCTGATAAGATAAATGGCATCCGCCGCGTGCTCGCAAAATTGAATATGCCGGCTGCGGAATGCCTGTATGTAGGCGATGCGCCAAGCGATATAAAATATTGCAAGGAGGTAGGCATCCCCATAGCCGCGGTAACCTGGGCCAGCACAACAAATGCCGAGGAACTGCTGCCCTTAAATCCCGAATGGATGTTCAGTTCGGTAACGGAGTTTAAGAATTGGTTAGCTGAATAG
- the iscX gene encoding Fe-S cluster assembly protein IscX gives MIQDKFALPIHWNDYEDIAMGLYEKFGDDFSESKIYRIRFTDLLEWVLSLPNFKGTREESNEGHLEQIQSAWVYEWRDNQ, from the coding sequence ATGATACAAGACAAATTCGCGTTACCCATCCACTGGAATGACTATGAAGACATTGCCATGGGGCTTTATGAAAAGTTTGGTGATGATTTTAGCGAATCGAAAATATACCGCATCCGCTTCACCGACCTGCTGGAGTGGGTATTGAGCCTGCCCAATTTTAAAGGCACCCGCGAAGAATCGAACGAAGGCCACCTGGAGCAGATCCAAAGCGCCTGGGTATACGAATGGCGCGATAACCAATAA
- a CDS encoding KdsC family phosphatase — MRSDKPFLQQLHTITTFVFDVDGVLTDGGVFVSDSGERMRQYNIKDGYALQLAVKCGYRVCAISGAGSESIRIRLNGLGINDVFIGCKDKVATLNDYLSANQIDLQTVMFMGDDIPDLKIMQQVGLPVCPADAVEDIKAISTYISPIAGGKGCVRDVIEKVLKVQGKWLNAEAYSW; from the coding sequence GTGAGATCAGACAAACCATTTCTCCAACAGCTTCACACCATCACCACATTTGTTTTTGATGTGGATGGCGTGCTGACGGATGGCGGTGTGTTTGTATCTGATAGCGGCGAGCGCATGCGCCAATACAATATTAAGGATGGCTATGCCCTGCAACTGGCTGTGAAATGCGGTTATAGGGTATGCGCTATATCCGGCGCCGGTTCTGAAAGCATCCGCATCCGCCTGAACGGACTTGGAATCAACGATGTTTTTATTGGCTGTAAAGATAAGGTAGCTACACTGAACGATTATTTGTCTGCCAATCAAATCGACCTGCAAACGGTTATGTTTATGGGGGATGATATTCCCGATTTGAAAATAATGCAGCAAGTTGGCCTGCCTGTTTGCCCGGCCGACGCTGTTGAAGATATCAAAGCCATCAGCACCTATATTTCGCCTATTGCAGGCGGTAAGGGCTGCGTACGCGATGTGATTGAAAAAGTGCTGAAGGTGCAGGGCAAATGGCTTAATGCCGAAGCGTATAGCTGGTGA
- a CDS encoding 2Fe-2S iron-sulfur cluster-binding protein gives MNIFKVKINFEEKDHESVELPGAEGESVLDICLENGIELQHNCGGVCGCSTCHVYVNKGEDNIQEISDKEEDFIDRAVNPRINSRLGCQCVLIDGDIEITIPDQSDFMGH, from the coding sequence ATGAATATTTTTAAAGTTAAAATAAACTTTGAGGAAAAGGACCACGAATCGGTGGAACTACCGGGTGCCGAGGGCGAATCGGTGCTGGATATTTGCCTGGAGAACGGTATAGAACTACAGCATAACTGTGGCGGCGTTTGCGGTTGCAGCACCTGCCACGTTTACGTAAACAAGGGCGAGGACAATATCCAGGAAATATCTGACAAGGAAGAGGACTTTATCGACCGCGCGGTTAACCCCCGCATCAACAGTCGCCTGGGTTGCCAGTGTGTACTGATCGACGGCGATATCGAGATCACTATCCCGGATCAGTCGGATTTTATGGGCCATTAA
- a CDS encoding Maf family nucleotide pyrophosphatase, giving the protein MTKIILASKSPRRQELLTQMDVDFRIVLKDVDESYPDGLTPTEIAVYIAEKKALAFDEEAGDEIVITADTIVEIDGLILGKPETPEHAVEMLKLLSGRVHRVVTGVCLMYKGHVNKFFDVSEVFFRKLTDAEIVNYVEKYKPMDKAGSYGIQEWIGVTAIERINGSYTNVVGLPTEKVYQQLLKMAAL; this is encoded by the coding sequence ATGACTAAAATCATTCTCGCATCAAAATCACCACGCCGGCAGGAACTCCTGACGCAAATGGACGTAGATTTCCGCATTGTACTGAAGGACGTTGATGAAAGCTATCCCGATGGTCTCACCCCAACCGAAATTGCTGTTTACATTGCCGAAAAGAAAGCTTTAGCTTTTGACGAAGAAGCCGGTGATGAAATTGTCATTACCGCCGACACTATTGTAGAAATTGATGGCCTGATACTGGGTAAACCCGAAACTCCCGAACATGCTGTGGAGATGTTGAAGCTATTATCGGGCAGGGTGCACCGCGTGGTGACCGGCGTTTGTTTGATGTATAAGGGCCACGTCAATAAATTCTTTGATGTATCCGAAGTGTTCTTCCGTAAGTTAACCGATGCTGAGATCGTTAATTACGTGGAGAAATACAAGCCGATGGATAAGGCCGGATCTTACGGTATCCAGGAGTGGATAGGCGTAACCGCTATCGAACGTATCAACGGTTCGTACACCAATGTAGTTGGCCTGCCTACCGAAAAGGTATATCAGCAACTACTTAAAATGGCCGCCCTGTAA
- a CDS encoding TonB-dependent receptor domain-containing protein, producing MSFAIVVINDKSQPVDGATVKLLKDNQVIKGVAANARGMALFENLQNGNYTFLISHTGYKPQTTKVYRLPSGQKRDTIRLQPLNTMLQEVSVVTRNPPIQHKDGKVVLDVEASVTNTGLSVLEILEKSPGVIVDKNGGISLQGKSGVMVMIDDKPTYLSGSDLNDMLNGMNSTQVAQIELITNPTAKYDASGNAGIINIKTKKNKQVGFNGSFTTAEGQGVYPKSNNSLVLNYRVGKVNTFFNYTLGYVKYLTDIYAYRRYYNNSNTVTAILDQPSYFAGKLFNNTIKTGLDYYITPKTTIGIALTGSTNTRNGNNTATATWLNSGGGVDSAIATTNKNDNTFKNGLINLNARHTISATQDLSADLDLLRYSIGANQDYNNHLLAPGGYNQLSQSEIPTTINITSGKIDYTLKQNSNTTLQFGAKASHSSTDNSADYQNFTGGTWTVDNNRSNHFIYSENVSAAYASWDKKKGKFSGQFGLRYEYTSYHAHQLGNAIQKDSAFSRKYGSLFPSGYLSYQADTANNFTLTVGRRIDRPAFQKLNPFYQIINKYTYQTGNAYILPQYSLNFELSHQYKNWLTNTVSFADISDYFSQIFLEDATKGILLYTQGNVGHAYNFGLSSMIIASPAHWWSFTWQAVYNHKQMKGFNGNNYTTTIDQLNLNLNNQLTLSKTYTAEVSGNYTTKMRVDLQELVYPSGQLSLGISRPVMQKKGTLRLTARDVFYTVAYEGLTTFPNATEYFKLTRDTRVVTLSFTYRFGKAYKASKRSDGSAGDVIQRVGNGS from the coding sequence GTGTCGTTTGCTATTGTGGTGATAAATGACAAATCGCAGCCCGTAGATGGCGCTACCGTGAAGCTATTAAAGGATAACCAGGTCATCAAGGGCGTAGCCGCCAATGCCAGGGGGATGGCCTTGTTTGAAAACCTGCAAAACGGTAATTACACATTCCTTATAAGTCATACAGGCTATAAACCACAAACCACTAAAGTTTACCGGTTACCATCAGGCCAAAAGCGTGACACCATCAGGCTACAGCCGTTAAATACCATGTTGCAGGAAGTGAGCGTAGTTACCCGCAACCCGCCCATTCAACATAAAGATGGTAAGGTGGTACTGGATGTTGAGGCGTCGGTTACCAATACCGGTTTAAGTGTGTTGGAGATATTGGAGAAATCGCCGGGTGTAATTGTTGATAAGAATGGCGGCATCAGCCTACAAGGTAAATCGGGCGTGATGGTAATGATTGACGATAAACCTACCTACCTATCCGGCTCGGACCTGAATGATATGCTGAACGGCATGAATTCGACACAGGTGGCGCAGATAGAGCTGATCACTAACCCAACCGCCAAGTACGATGCCAGCGGCAATGCCGGTATCATCAACATTAAAACCAAGAAGAACAAACAGGTTGGCTTCAACGGCTCGTTCACTACGGCCGAAGGACAGGGCGTTTACCCCAAAAGCAACAACAGCCTGGTGCTGAACTACCGCGTGGGCAAGGTGAACACCTTTTTTAACTATACCTTAGGCTACGTAAAATACCTGACAGATATTTATGCCTACCGCAGGTATTATAACAACAGCAACACTGTTACAGCTATTTTAGATCAGCCATCGTACTTTGCAGGCAAGCTGTTTAACAACACCATAAAAACCGGGCTCGATTATTATATCACCCCAAAAACAACCATAGGCATAGCGCTTACCGGCAGCACCAATACCCGTAATGGCAATAACACGGCCACCGCCACCTGGCTAAATAGCGGCGGCGGTGTGGATTCGGCCATTGCCACTACTAATAAAAACGACAATACCTTTAAAAACGGCCTCATTAACCTGAATGCCCGGCATACCATATCGGCTACGCAGGACCTGTCTGCCGACCTTGACCTGCTACGCTACAGCATAGGTGCCAACCAGGATTACAATAATCACCTGCTGGCACCGGGCGGCTATAACCAGTTATCACAATCTGAAATTCCAACGACCATCAATATCACATCGGGTAAGATCGATTATACACTGAAGCAGAACAGCAACACTACGCTGCAATTTGGCGCCAAGGCCTCGCACAGCAGTACCGATAACTCAGCCGATTACCAAAACTTTACCGGCGGCACCTGGACGGTTGACAACAACCGCAGCAACCATTTTATTTACAGCGAGAACGTGAGCGCAGCCTACGCGTCATGGGATAAAAAGAAGGGGAAATTCAGCGGGCAGTTTGGCTTGCGGTACGAGTATACCAGCTACCATGCACACCAGTTGGGTAATGCCATACAAAAAGATTCGGCATTTTCGCGTAAGTACGGCAGCCTGTTCCCCAGCGGTTATTTGAGTTATCAGGCCGATACCGCTAATAATTTTACGCTGACCGTCGGTCGGCGCATAGACCGTCCTGCCTTTCAAAAGCTGAACCCGTTTTACCAGATCATTAATAAGTATACTTACCAAACCGGTAACGCCTACATCCTGCCGCAATACAGCCTTAATTTTGAACTGAGCCATCAATACAAAAACTGGCTGACCAACACCGTATCGTTTGCCGATATCTCTGATTATTTTTCGCAGATATTTTTAGAAGATGCCACCAAGGGCATATTACTTTACACCCAGGGTAACGTGGGGCATGCTTATAACTTCGGGCTGTCGAGCATGATTATCGCTTCGCCGGCCCACTGGTGGTCGTTTACATGGCAGGCGGTTTATAACCACAAGCAAATGAAGGGTTTTAACGGGAACAACTACACGACCACCATCGATCAGCTAAACCTTAACCTGAATAACCAGCTCACCTTATCCAAAACCTATACCGCCGAAGTATCGGGCAATTACACCACCAAAATGCGGGTGGATCTGCAAGAACTGGTTTATCCATCAGGACAGTTATCACTAGGTATTTCCCGGCCGGTAATGCAAAAGAAGGGGACTTTGAGATTGACTGCGCGCGATGTTTTCTACACTGTAGCTTACGAAGGATTAACCACCTTCCCCAACGCCACCGAATACTTTAAACTGACAAGGGACACAAGGGTGGTAACCCTATCGTTCACCTATCGCTTCGGCAAGGCTTATAAGGCCTCCAAGCGATCGGATGGCAGCGCGGGTGATGTGATACAGCGTGTGGGGAATGGGTCATAG